DNA from Salvelinus sp. IW2-2015 linkage group LG2, ASM291031v2, whole genome shotgun sequence:
ACCGAGAGCTAGGCGTGATTCATGTCATCTTGTGCGTTTTAATGACATACTAaatagggagcagagagagaatgttATAACCACTGCATTGATGATAACCTATACACAGAATGTGGAGCTCTGTTTATTATGATATTAGGCATCGAATTTGCCATTTTTGTTCAATTTCTTGGCACATTTGTCACAAGACCACATTGGTCGTTCATTTTCCTGTTCAAAGTATACCTTCACTACACTACAAAATCCCTCAGCATTACAGACGTATCAAAGTCATAAAGTATTTACCAACTCTCTAGTAATACTATCACTGTAAAACCATGCAAAAAATGACCACAAAACGGATGATAAAAATAGATGGAATGGAAAGTAGCAGAGGTAGGGTGGAAGATACAGCACATTCTAAGAAAGGCCATGCATTTTGCTGTTTTTTAAGTGCAAAAATAAAAGTCTAAATGTGCCATTACGGGAATTGCGTACATTTGATTAGAGTAATGTTAAATGTTGAATCAGCTGTTCGAAGGTTGCTGGTGAATCTATGGMCGTTTTTCTTAACCCATAGTAATTAGCAGATCCGGCTTTATTCTTAGACTTGTTGGAAGTTTAAGATAAAGGCAAAACCAACAGTAGGCAATAGATGGCAATGAAACAAGACAGTAGCTGTAGAAACAGGGTTAACTTTGCAGTAGCTGGCAATTTGAACATAGATTTTCAAAAAGCATGGGAAGCAAAAGGAGAGGGCCAAAGCGAATCTTTAGTTAAACAGCTAGCTAGGTAAAGGTTAGCGTCACATGTCACATAAGGAGATAGACAGTGGGGtgtgaaatgattgacacccttgataaagatgagcaaaaatgactataaaataaataattcaaatactgagctacactGTATGCTCAAAAAGTGTAGACATCTATTGTTTTATACTAATGCtcagaaaaatgtatttagtttaacaagtaatacattttttctcaaaaaggtaggggtaaaaatgattgacacccctgttttcagtacCATTCAAAACCTCACCTTGCGAGGGTAATGACACTGGGCCtctttctaaaaatgttttatgagttggagaacatatggtagggatcttagaccattcctccatagagcgaccttacagatcattgatatcctttgtctgagCGTATGGGCTGCCCTCCTGTTTCAAgttcggagactgagatggccattgcaaaatgttcattttgtggtcaattaacaacTTCTTCGTGGATTTgaatgtgtgcttggggttattgtctcactgtaagatctacttgcggccaagtttcagcctcctggcagaggcaaccagatttttGGCAAAAATATCCTGTTACYCGGTAAAGTTTATAATGCCGATGACCTttacaagggccccaggaccagtggaagcaaaatagccccataacatcaaatatccaccaccatattttacagtaggtatggggctATTTTCTGCTCATGTATTCTCATTTCGACGCctaacccaccactggtgtgcgtggtcACAAATGTAGCAAATGTAAAcgtctggagtttgctaaatgacattggcacttggattggaaccggtgctttggtcagatgacatgaatatggagctctttggccacgcacactagCAAgccaataaccccaagcacatatgaaaatccacaaagaaatggttaattgtctccggacttgaaccctattgaAAACCTGCggtgcagtccataagcgcagacaaatGATATCAAGGATCTGTAAGGATTCTGTAagaaggaatggtctaagatccctcccaatgtgttttctaaaacattttagaaaaaggctcagttcCGTTATCCtggcaaggtgaggtattgaaagaaattgaaaacagggttgtcaataattttgacccctaccttttttgagAAAACaaattattacttgttaaacaaaatctctttctctgagcaattgtattagcataaaataatataatttcccaatatttttagaatagaatatagctcagtatttgaatgatttttgctcatctttattaagggtgtcaatcatttcggacCCCATTGTACGCAAATGAATGGTTATRCTATGTGACAGTTTAAAGGCAACTTGAGGGCTACTGCATACTGGGCAACTGTCATTTCGAGTCTTAAGAGCGTATATTAGATGTAACAGTCTTTAATGTTTAATGAAGCTActtaatacataaaaaataaagcgGTGCTCCACATTCTATGATGTTGGTTAATCAATCAACTCAGGGTAATGGAATAGGATTAAGATAGTAAGCCTACTGCTGTGAATGTAGAATACATTGTAGTGAAAATAAATAGGACAAGTTGCCCTTAAGTAAGAAGTACAGTAGCTATACTAGCCAATAGTGTGTGTTCTAAGCTGCTGTCCACGCGTCTGGGGGGAAGCATCTTACCATGGCTGCAGCTGCTGCCTGGGCTGCCACGGCCGATTGGTTGACCTGGTGTTGAGAGGCTTTGATTTTGGCCTGTAAGTGAGCAGGGGGGTGGAAGTACTTGCACTTCTCCCTGGAGCAGCGCGACTTGATGTAGTCCATGCAGACGGTGACTGTGTTGTCGCTGGTGTCGATcatggggctgtcgctggggtgGGCGAAGCGGCAGTCAGTCTCGCCTCGCGCACAGTTCCCCCGCTGGAACTCGCGACACACCTACAGCACAACCACACAGGGAGGGAGGTTGAGGATGGTAGAGCAACCTGGCAATGGACCCTGTTTGACACACTCAACAGGCATTCCATATAACGAATGTATATATACAGCATATATCAGACAATAATACGTCCTTGTTCTTGTTTGTGTGAAGGTGACTCGATACCTCCAGTTTGTCGGTGCGCAGCAGCTTCtgtgagggggaagaggaggacgagTTGGAGCTCTGGACTGTGACACCGGGGCTTCCAGGGACCATCACTGGGGTACTGGGGAGCATCTCGGTGGGCATCAGGCTCATCCCGTGGCTCATAGAGGTCATGGGAGTAAGATATGGAGAGTAGCTGAGACCAGGGCTTGTACCAAGCCCCTGGTTCATATTGAACGTAGGCTGTGAAATAGAATGGACAACAGTCAGTAAAAACACTACTACACACCTGAAATGAAGGATCTGAGTTTTGTGTATAATAAACTGTACTTACTACTGAATATGAGTAACTTACTACAGGCTGCATGCTCGTGCCTGGGATCATGAAGTGCATCTGCTGGGCTAGCATGGCTGCTGCCGTCTTCTGCTGGATGAGGTTGTTGCGTCCGTTAATCTCTAGCTGGGTTTTTAAATGCGAAGGTGGATGAAGGTACTTACAGTTTTCTCTTGAACATCGACCCTAGAGTAAGAACACAAAAAAAAGCCAACTATTAGATGAAGATTGTTTTTTACTGcattgggctaaatcagggtcacacagtgtttcttagtagtcttaaacaaatctactttgaaacaaacRTAAACGCCtctcacacatggttatgggcttaaaaaaagaagacatctgtaccatgtcagatatagagttgaaatgtattacatttggag
Protein-coding regions in this window:
- the LOC111975753 gene encoding muscleblind-like protein 2a isoform X10; translated protein: MALNISSIRDTKWLTLEVCRQFQRGTCSRSDEECKFAHPPKSCQVENGRVIACFDSLKGRCSRENCKYLHPPSHLKTQLEINGRNNLIQQKTAAAMLAQQMHFMIPGTSMQPVVSYSYSVPTFNMNQGLGTSPGLSYSPYLTPMTSMSHGMSLMPTEMLPSTPVMVPGSPGVTVQSSNSSSSSPSQKLLRTDKLEVCREFQRGNCARGETDCRFAHPSDSPMIDTSDNTVTVCMDYIKSRCSREKCKYFHPPAHLQAKIKASQHQVNQSAVAAQAAAAAMTQSTAKAMKRPLEATVDLAFPHGCLQPLPKRQALEKSNGASSFFNPSMLHYQQALANAQLQQTSAFYPAVPMMYSATPATVSAATTPATSVPYAATAPANQIILK
- the LOC111975753 gene encoding muscleblind-like protein 2a isoform X4 — translated: MALNISSIRDTKWLTLEVCRQFQRGTCSRSDEECKFAHPPKSCQVENGRVIACFDSLKGRCSRENCKYLHPPSHLKTQLEINGRNNLIQQKTAAAMLAQQMHFMIPGTSMQPVVSYSYSVPTFNMNQGLGTSPGLSYSPYLTPMTSMSHGMSLMPTEMLPSTPVMVPGSPGVTVQSSNSSSSSPSQKLLRTDKLEVCREFQRGNCARGETDCRFAHPSDSPMIDTSDNTVTVCMDYIKSRCSREKCKYFHPPAHLQAKIKASQHQVNQSAVAAQAAAAAMTQSTAKAMKRPLEATVDLAFPHGCLQPLPKRQALEKSNGASSFFNPSMLHYQQALANAQLQQTSAFYPAGRYISASRLHHPVPMMYSATPATVSAATTPATSVPYAATAPANQIILK
- the LOC111975753 gene encoding muscleblind-like protein 2a isoform X3 is translated as MALNISSIRDTKWLTLEVCRQFQRGTCSRSDEECKFAHPPKSCQVENGRVIACFDSLKGRCSRENCKYLHPPSHLKTQLEINGRNNLIQQKTAAAMLAQQMHFMIPGTSMQPVVSYSYSVPTFNMNQGLGTSPGLSYSPYLTPMTSMSHGMSLMPTEMLPSTPVMVPGSPGVTVQSSNSSSSSPSQKLLRTDKLEVCREFQRGNCARGETDCRFAHPSDSPMIDTSDNTVTVCMDYIKSRCSREKCKYFHPPAHLQAKIKASQHQVNQSAVAAQAAAAAMTQSTAKAMKRPLEATVDLAFPHGCLQPLPKRQALEKSNGASSFFNPSMLHYQQALANAQLQQTSAFYPAGSVFCMSPATGIVPMMYSATPATVSAATTPATSVPYAATAPANQIILK
- the LOC111975753 gene encoding muscleblind-like protein 2a isoform X11, yielding MALNISSIRDTKWLTLEVCRQFQRGTCSRSDEECKFAHPPKSCQVENGRVIACFDSLKGRCSRENCKYLHPPSHLKTQLEINGRNNLIQQKTAAAMLAQQMHFMIPGTSMQPVVSYSYSVPTFNMNQGLGTSPGLSYSPYLTPMTSMSHGMSLMPTEMLPSTPVMVPGSPGVTVQSSNSSSSSPSQKLLRTDKLEVCREFQRGNCARGETDCRFAHPSDSPMIDTSDNTVTVCMDYIKSRCSREKCKYFHPPAHLQAKIKASQHQVNQSAVAAQAAAAAMAFPHGCLQPLPKRQALEKSNGASSFFNPSMLHYQQALANAQLQQTSAFYPAGSVFCMSPATGIDHPKVTYKKGTECQDAPLRGPKQPFCKYYFCSTRELQQPAC
- the LOC111975753 gene encoding muscleblind-like protein 2a isoform X5, with product MALNISSIRDTKWLTLEVCRQFQRGTCSRSDEECKFAHPPKSCQVENGRVIACFDSLKGRCSRENCKYLHPPSHLKTQLEINGRNNLIQQKTAAAMLAQQMHFMIPGTSMQPVVSYSYSVPTFNMNQGLGTSPGLSYSPYLTPMTSMSHGMSLMPTEMLPSTPVMVPGSPGVTVQSSNSSSSSPSQKLLRTDKLEVCREFQRGNCARGETDCRFAHPSDSPMIDTSDNTVTVCMDYIKSRCSREKCKYFHPPAHLQAKIKASQHQVNQSAVAAQAAAAAMAFPHGCLQPLPKRQALEKSNGASSFFNPSMLHYQQALANAQLQQTSAFYPAGRYISASRLHHPGSVFCMSPATGIDHPKVTYKKGTECQDAPLRGPKQPFCKYYFCSTRELQQPAC
- the LOC111975753 gene encoding muscleblind-like protein 2a isoform X1; translation: MALNISSIRDTKWLTLEVCRQFQRGTCSRSDEECKFAHPPKSCQVENGRVIACFDSLKGRCSRENCKYLHPPSHLKTQLEINGRNNLIQQKTAAAMLAQQMHFMIPGTSMQPVVSYSYSVPTFNMNQGLGTSPGLSYSPYLTPMTSMSHGMSLMPTEMLPSTPVMVPGSPGVTVQSSNSSSSSPSQKLLRTDKLEVCREFQRGNCARGETDCRFAHPSDSPMIDTSDNTVTVCMDYIKSRCSREKCKYFHPPAHLQAKIKASQHQVNQSAVAAQAAAAAMTQSTAKAMKRPLEATVDLAFPHGCLQPLPKRQALEKSNGASSFFNPSMLHYQQALANAQLQQTSAFYPAGRYISASRLHHPGSVFCMSPATGIDHPKVTYKKGTECQDAPLRGPKQPFCKYYFCSTRELQQPAC
- the LOC111975753 gene encoding muscleblind-like protein 2a isoform X12 — translated: MALNISSIRDTKWLTLEVCRQFQRGTCSRSDEECKFAHPPKSCQVENGRVIACFDSLKGRCSRENCKYLHPPSHLKTQLEINGRNNLIQQKTAAAMLAQQMHFMIPGTSMQPVVSYSYSVPTFNMNQGLGTSPGLSYSPYLTPMTSMSHGMSLMPTEMLPSTPVMVPGSPGVTVQSSNSSSSSPSQKLLRTDKLEVCREFQRGNCARGETDCRFAHPSDSPMIDTSDNTVTVCMDYIKSRCSREKCKYFHPPAHLQAKIKASQHQVNQSAVAAQAAAAAMAFPHGCLQPLPKRQALEKSNGASSFFNPSMLHYQQALANAQLQQTSAFYPAGSVFCMSPATGIVPMMYSATPATVSAATTPATSVPYAATAPANQIILK
- the LOC111975753 gene encoding muscleblind-like protein 2a isoform X17, with translation MALNISSIRDTKWLTLEVCRQFQRGTCSRSDEECKFAHPPKSCQVENGRVIACFDSLKGRCSRENCKYLHPPSHLKTQLEINGRNNLIQQKTAAAMLAQQMHFMIPGTSMQPVPTFNMNQGLGTSPGLSYSPYLTPMTSMSHGMSLMPTEMLPSTPVMVPGSPGVTVQSSNSSSSSPSQKLLRTDKLEVCREFQRGNCARGETDCRFAHPSDSPMIDTSDNTVTVCMDYIKSRCSREKCKYFHPPAHLQAKIKASQHQVNQSAVAAQAAAAAMAFPHGCLQPLPKRQALEKSNGASSFFNPSMLHYQQALANAQLQQTSAFYPADHPKVTYKKGTECQDAPLRGPKQPFCKYYFCSTRELQQPAC
- the LOC111975753 gene encoding muscleblind-like protein 2a isoform X15 encodes the protein MALNISSIRDTKWLTLEVCRQFQRGTCSRSDEECKFAHPPKSCQVENGRVIACFDSLKGRCSRENCKYLHPPSHLKTQLEINGRNNLIQQKTAAAMLAQQMHFMIPGTSMQPVPTFNMNQGLGTSPGLSYSPYLTPMTSMSHGMSLMPTEMLPSTPVMVPGSPGVTVQSSNSSSSSPSQKLLRTDKLEVCREFQRGNCARGETDCRFAHPSDSPMIDTSDNTVTVCMDYIKSRCSREKCKYFHPPAHLQAKIKASQHQVNQSAVAAQAAAAAMAFPHGCLQPLPKRQALEKSNGASSFFNPSMLHYQQALANAQLQQTSAFYPAGSVFCMSPATGIVPMMYSATPATVSAATTPATSVPYAATAPANQIILK
- the LOC111975753 gene encoding muscleblind-like protein 2 isoform X16, whose protein sequence is MALNISSIRDTKWLTLEVCRQFQRGTCSRSDEECKFAHPPKSCQVENGRVIACFDSLKGRCSRENCKYLHPPSHLKTQLEINGRNNLIQQKTAAAMLAQQMHFMIPGTSMQPVVSYSYSVPTFNMNQGLGTSPGLSYSPYLTPMTSMSHGMSLMPTEMLPSTPVMVPGSPGVTVQSSNSSSSSPSQKLLRTDKLEVCREFQRGNCARGETDCRFAHPSDSPMIDTSDNTVTVCMDYIKSRCSREKCKYFHPPAHLQAKIKASQHQVNQSAVAAQAAAAAMAFPHGCLQPLPKRQALEKSNGASSFFNPSMLHYQQALANAQLQQTSAFYPAVPMMYSATPATVSAATTPATSVPYAATAPANQIILK
- the LOC111975753 gene encoding muscleblind-like protein 2a isoform X2, producing the protein MALNISSIRDTKWLTLEVCRQFQRGTCSRSDEECKFAHPPKSCQVENGRVIACFDSLKGRCSRENCKYLHPPSHLKTQLEINGRNNLIQQKTAAAMLAQQMHFMIPGTSMQPVVSYSYSVPTFNMNQGLGTSPGLSYSPYLTPMTSMSHGMSLMPTEMLPSTPVMVPGSPGVTVQSSNSSSSSPSQKLLRTDKLEVCREFQRGNCARGETDCRFAHPSDSPMIDTSDNTVTVCMDYIKSRCSREKCKYFHPPAHLQAKIKASQHQVNQSAVAAQAAAAAMTQSTAKAMKRPLEATVDLAFPHGCLQPLPKRQALEKSNGASSFFNPSMLHYQQALANAQLQQTSAFYPAGRYISASRLHHPGSVFCMSPATGIVPMMYSATPATVSAATTPATSVPYAATAPANQIILK
- the LOC111975753 gene encoding muscleblind-like protein 2a isoform X6, with product MALNISSIRDTKWLTLEVCRQFQRGTCSRSDEECKFAHPPKSCQVENGRVIACFDSLKGRCSRENCKYLHPPSHLKTQLEINGRNNLIQQKTAAAMLAQQMHFMIPGTSMQPVPTFNMNQGLGTSPGLSYSPYLTPMTSMSHGMSLMPTEMLPSTPVMVPGSPGVTVQSSNSSSSSPSQKLLRTDKLEVCREFQRGNCARGETDCRFAHPSDSPMIDTSDNTVTVCMDYIKSRCSREKCKYFHPPAHLQAKIKASQHQVNQSAVAAQAAAAAMTQSTAKAMKRPLEATVDLAFPHGCLQPLPKRQALEKSNGASSFFNPSMLHYQQALANAQLQQTSAFYPAGSVFCMSPATGIDHPKVTYKKGTECQDAPLRGPKQPFCKYYFCSTRELQQPAC
- the LOC111975753 gene encoding muscleblind-like protein 2a isoform X8, which encodes MALNISSIRDTKWLTLEVCRQFQRGTCSRSDEECKFAHPPKSCQVENGRVIACFDSLKGRCSRENCKYLHPPSHLKTQLEINGRNNLIQQKTAAAMLAQQMHFMIPGTSMQPVVSYSYSVPTFNMNQGLGTSPGLSYSPYLTPMTSMSHGMSLMPTEMLPSTPVMVPGSPGVTVQSSNSSSSSPSQKLLRTDKLEVCREFQRGNCARGETDCRFAHPSDSPMIDTSDNTVTVCMDYIKSRCSREKCKYFHPPAHLQAKIKASQHQVNQSAVAAQAAAAAMTQSTAKAMKRPLEATVDLAFPHGCLQPLPKRQALEKSNGASSFFNPSMLHYQQALANAQLQQTSAFYPADHPKVTYKKGTECQDAPLRGPKQPFCKYYFCSTRELQQPAC
- the LOC111975753 gene encoding muscleblind-like protein 2 isoform X18; amino-acid sequence: MALNISSIRDTKWLTLEVCRQFQRGTCSRSDEECKFAHPPKSCQVENGRVIACFDSLKGRCSRENCKYLHPPSHLKTQLEINGRNNLIQQKTAAAMLAQQMHFMIPGTSMQPVPTFNMNQGLGTSPGLSYSPYLTPMTSMSHGMSLMPTEMLPSTPVMVPGSPGVTVQSSNSSSSSPSQKLLRTDKLEVCREFQRGNCARGETDCRFAHPSDSPMIDTSDNTVTVCMDYIKSRCSREKCKYFHPPAHLQAKIKASQHQVNQSAVAAQAAAAAMAFPHGCLQPLPKRQALEKSNGASSFFNPSMLHYQQALANAQLQQTSAFYPAVPMMYSATPATVSAATTPATSVPYAATAPANQIILK
- the LOC111975753 gene encoding muscleblind-like protein 2a isoform X13; translated protein: MALNISSIRDTKWLTLEVCRQFQRGTCSRSDEECKFAHPPKSCQVENGRVIACFDSLKGRCSRENCKYLHPPSHLKTQLEINGRNNLIQQKTAAAMLAQQMHFMIPGTSMQPVPTFNMNQGLGTSPGLSYSPYLTPMTSMSHGMSLMPTEMLPSTPVMVPGSPGVTVQSSNSSSSSPSQKLLRTDKLEVCREFQRGNCARGETDCRFAHPSDSPMIDTSDNTVTVCMDYIKSRCSREKCKYFHPPAHLQAKIKASQHQVNQSAVAAQAAAAAMTQSTAKAMKRPLEATVDLAFPHGCLQPLPKRQALEKSNGASSFFNPSMLHYQQALANAQLQQTSAFYPAVPMMYSATPATVSAATTPATSVPYAATAPANQIILK
- the LOC111975753 gene encoding muscleblind-like protein 2a isoform X7 produces the protein MALNISSIRDTKWLTLEVCRQFQRGTCSRSDEECKFAHPPKSCQVENGRVIACFDSLKGRCSRENCKYLHPPSHLKTQLEINGRNNLIQQKTAAAMLAQQMHFMIPGTSMQPVPTFNMNQGLGTSPGLSYSPYLTPMTSMSHGMSLMPTEMLPSTPVMVPGSPGVTVQSSNSSSSSPSQKLLRTDKLEVCREFQRGNCARGETDCRFAHPSDSPMIDTSDNTVTVCMDYIKSRCSREKCKYFHPPAHLQAKIKASQHQVNQSAVAAQAAAAAMTQSTAKAMKRPLEATVDLAFPHGCLQPLPKRQALEKSNGASSFFNPSMLHYQQALANAQLQQTSAFYPAGSVFCMSPATGIVPMMYSATPATVSAATTPATSVPYAATAPANQIILK
- the LOC111975753 gene encoding muscleblind-like protein 2a isoform X14, whose product is MALNISSIRDTKWLTLEVCRQFQRGTCSRSDEECKFAHPPKSCQVENGRVIACFDSLKGRCSRENCKYLHPPSHLKTQLEINGRNNLIQQKTAAAMLAQQMHFMIPGTSMQPVPTFNMNQGLGTSPGLSYSPYLTPMTSMSHGMSLMPTEMLPSTPVMVPGSPGVTVQSSNSSSSSPSQKLLRTDKLEVCREFQRGNCARGETDCRFAHPSDSPMIDTSDNTVTVCMDYIKSRCSREKCKYFHPPAHLQAKIKASQHQVNQSAVAAQAAAAAMAFPHGCLQPLPKRQALEKSNGASSFFNPSMLHYQQALANAQLQQTSAFYPAGSVFCMSPATGIDHPKVTYKKGTECQDAPLRGPKQPFCKYYFCSTRELQQPAC
- the LOC111975753 gene encoding muscleblind-like protein 2a isoform X9, yielding MALNISSIRDTKWLTLEVCRQFQRGTCSRSDEECKFAHPPKSCQVENGRVIACFDSLKGRCSRENCKYLHPPSHLKTQLEINGRNNLIQQKTAAAMLAQQMHFMIPGTSMQPVPTFNMNQGLGTSPGLSYSPYLTPMTSMSHGMSLMPTEMLPSTPVMVPGSPGVTVQSSNSSSSSPSQKLLRTDKLEVCREFQRGNCARGETDCRFAHPSDSPMIDTSDNTVTVCMDYIKSRCSREKCKYFHPPAHLQAKIKASQHQVNQSAVAAQAAAAAMAFPHGCLQPLPKRQALEKSNGASSFFNPSMLHYQQALANAQLQQTSAFYPAGRYISASRLHHPGSVFCMSPATGIDHPKVTYKKGTECQDAPLRGPKQPFCKYYFCSTRELQQPAC